DNA from Plasmodium yoelii strain 17X genome assembly, chromosome: 13:
CACCAGTTAATTATGCGAATTCAATGCGCACCGACAATTTTGATAATCATCATAACATCACCaattacataaataataatcataataACATGGAAAACTATATAAACAACTGTGTAGATGATAAGAATGGTAACTTCGACggaaaaaatgtaaatttttCAAATGTTAATGGAAAATCAGACATATCAATGAGATTTTCAAATACACTTAAGGTTGAACCGGAAATACAAAACATACAAAATGGTAATTATAATACATACtcagtaaataaattaaaactaGAATCAATTAACCAATatcaaaatatgtatattaataataaaaatacgatgagaaataatgaaaattgctataaaaaaggaataatAAACGAAGAACATTATCGCCCACCCGTTATTCTTAAAGGAATACCTTCTTCGGCAGTCGAACACAATGAAAAGAAAAAGGgaaaaagaaatgaaataGGAAACGGAAACGATAATAAGGAAAAGCGTGAAGATTTTGAAAATCtggaaaaaatacaaataggTGAAGAATTACCAAATGATATTAATTCTTCGTATTATGCTACATCATCTGATACTTCGACCAATTATTTGTCAggttcaaaaaataaattaaaagatcTTCATAATTGCAAAAATATGAAGAATATAAACTGTGATAATAAACGtattttaagaaataaaaaCAGTAACACCGAAAATATGTTTTCACGTAACAATTCTATTAACGATAGTTATTcacaaaatatgaaaataaaaaaaacacatttAAAACCATGCATTGATGAATACATAACTTCTAAGGATCCTCATAACCTTAGAAATATTTGcaataataaagataatgaaagtaataattttaatgaaaattatgttaaatcgacgaaaaaaaaatataacctTAATAGCGATTCTTGTTGCAATGACAATAGTAGTAACGAATCATATTCtgaaaaaagtaaaaatagcAATTACTTTAATGATACTGATAATCATACCCATAAATATTCGAAGATACGTACTGAtcaaaaattacaaaatatgCATAGTAACAACACTAGTAATTATagtgatgaaaaaaaaaagaataaagaCAAAtgtcaaaaaaataaaaataaaattataaaacaaGAAAATCAAAGAAATGATCACGTTAAAATTGTAGGTATAAACCAAAACACCGAAAACTTAATTAACATTGATAAAGGAAATTATCCCACCGACataaatcgaaaaaaaaatagagaaaAGCAAAATACGAAACAATCTAGCGAAAAAACACACACTGAAAATAAAagagaaataaatataggCGAATATCATGAAGACCAAACTGAAAATATGAACGAAAATTGCCATaatgatattaaatatttgatgaaaatacacaacaataatcaaaatgttttagtacaaaattataaaaatttaaataaagttAATGGTAGAAATCATAcggataatgataataataattcaacAAAATATCCTGGAATAAAACATGATCGaacaaattatgaaaatatcaGAAATTgcataaatgaaaatgatgatgaCTTGAACAATCATAGAAATGAAGAAGACAATGCTATTGATAACTCTGACGATAGTAATGACATAGATTGTGTACATATGGATGGGAATACCAATCATATTATTAATcgtataaataataataaaactgCGAAGAATATGAAGCAGTACCACATCAGTTATGAAAACAACTGCAACAACAAAAAAATACCactaattaataataaaaaaatggatgTGTTAGAAATCCATGAACAATTCGGcgaagataataataaaattaaaaaaaataaaagaaaagaatGCAAAACTGATAAACATAAAGTGAGCCTTTTTGACAAtattgttaaaaataaaagctcaaagtttataaatattttgaatacGAGTTGTAATATGAGAAATGCAGACAAAACccttaattataattattctatggatgatattaaatatatcaaattaaATATTGCAAAAGAACAAAAACATACATATTCAAATACATGTTCTGAAAGTAATGAAGATGAAAATCATAATTGTACAAATCAAAAccaaataaacaaaattcaTAACCAAtccgaaaaaaaaaaatattctgaTATATACGAAAATTATAacttaattaataataactCTAAATATAATGATGAACAAAATTTAGATTGTTATTCTTCCTCTTTTAATGGTAACGAAAAATCGAAACAAAAAAAGACCCATGATGTAATAAATCCGAAAAACACAAAACTAAATAAAGACcaattaaatgaaaatataaaaaataatatatcccGAACATACCCTATTTGCGAAGCATTTTATGGTAATTCCAATGTACATAAAAATGGAATGAACACAAGAAACAAAATttcgaaaataaaaaatgatacaaatTGTGGAAGTAGCAATAGTgcatatgataataataatgaagatgataatatatctattcaaaatgaaacatatattatgactaatttaaaaaatggaaaaactAAAAATAAGGAGAAAATTCAACTAATCAATTTAGATCAATTtgttaagaaaaaaaatgaagaaataaaaacgaATTTTACACAAAATATTGTACATGgggagaaaaataaaaataatgccCATAGTAATGTTGCTGTTTCAATTTATAACGAAAAtctggaaaataaaaaattgtctGATGATCATATTGAAgattataaaaaacataaaaaaagaaatgaacACAACAATACACAAGCGCACCTTTTTGAAAATAAccctttttatttatattataataaaagaagTGAAACTACAAATACGGAGgcaaaaattcaaaaaacaTGTcctaatgaaaataaagacaatgatgaaaatgatacaATCCCGTCTAATAGCTCAAATATAGATGGAGGAAAAAATTCATTCTATAATTTgctttgtaaaaaaaataaattaagaaAGGATCAAAAGTATAATGATGATCAAATTGATGCAATGATAAAGAACCCAAAACAAGAAATTTATACAAATAACAATGATATTTCGAATGATCATATAAATGAACGAAATAGTAATTATATGAACGATCTTAATGAAATTGGATTTTTAGCTCAAAAAATTATGGCCACTTATTCATgtaatgataatttaaaatcgATTTTTCAACTATTACGTTCTGAAATTGAGAAAACTAAAAAAGAAATCGAATATTTTTCTAAAGATCAAAAGCCTATAACTTTTAATAATCTTgtaagtaataatattaatcaTACATCCAATAAAATTAGTGATATGAATAAAGAATCATTGAaggaatataaatatgaccAAGATAATTCTAAAAACATTCATAATATACCAAAGGATACATCTAATGatttaatacatataaaggaaaaacaaaatatacaaaatggaAATGATGATTACATAAAAGCAGATAATATCAATTTAGTACGTAATGATTCTGAAAAATCTTTAAAGGACAATGTTTGCAAATTTATCGATAAGAGTGACAACTTCATGGAACATAATGATAAACATGAACATTACTATCAAATCATCAAATCAACACATAATGgtttatataaaaacaaaggTTTCATAAGCAGTAGTGGTAGGAGAACTAGCATAAGTAAACGAAGAATGAGGAATACTAGCACCCATAAAGATAATATTGATTGTAATGATGCTTTTAATATGAGCATTTGTATGCTAAAGCGAGTAAAATCTGGCACGCCATATAAATggcaaattaaaaaaaaaaaaggaaataatgACACTAAAGAACATATAATACCCCAAATGAACACATTTATAttgaaacaaaataataatctttataaatttaaattaaataataattttttaatatatgatagtatactattaaaaaataaaaaaaacggatatctttttaattttaatgctTTATACAAAACCTTATTCTTTAAAGAACCTCGTAACGAGGAAAAAgttgaatataataaaagtttgacatataaaaataatatgatagcatataataatcaagatacaataaaaaatagtcAACATATTAACCACCCAAATAATACCCTTGATAAAGAGTCATGTAGGGAAACAGATAATGATACACCCattaatttaaatgatttatttatttcagaTAATGAGTAAatcatatataatgcataACGATGACCATTACGAAAAGTATATACTATGAAAAACAATCACTTATATCATTAATACTAAATGAAAACAGTGggatataaataactattctGAAAATCAACAagaaatatgaaaaaaaaaagtaattaTAAAATGGTAGACATAATTTAgccataaaataaaaatttaaagcttggaatatatgtaataatttgaaatttattttttaataatttgtcTATACGTAACATGCTAGATTTTTTGGGAAACACATATAGCTCATATACACATGAGTTCATATAGAAGGACGTAAATACAAATActatacattaaaaaaaatatataatttgttttttgtccgaatataaacaatttttatgcctatacatataGATGATTTTATAGCACATGTTTATGTTTGTCTTTGTTTCAAACtcttcaatatattttttattttataatctGTTTACGATTGTTTTGTTTTCCTCCGTGGttatccattttttaaattatttgatttataatttaaaatttgtaaTCCAAAAAACGCATATAAAAAAGTtcatatgtttttatttaacccttataatatatgcataatgcTTATTTTATTCggaaaaatgtattatacttaaaaaaatataaatgcatttatacaaaatagtgagttaattttttttgaatatcgGCATCAAATGTTATGACATATTTGTCAGCACATTGTTTAATTCTCTTCAGAAATTATgtacataaaataataaaaaaaaataattaaaggTATGGATATTTATTCtactataatttttcatcttatttttcccattttgaagtattattattttaataaaacaactTCTACACCTTTAAAAGTAACATGAAGATTGctcaatttatttatttttttgtatttgtCATTTAACAACAATACGATGTTGCTATTGCTGATATTTATTTcccttaaaaaaaaaatatgtgtatataaaatgaatGTGTGTCCATTTTTAAGAAATAATTGTATGTTGccataaaaatttaattatatttaaaaaatcagatattttcaacattttttaaatattaattaaaaaataatgtattttatgcatattataCCCAAACGAACATATTTCAATTATGTTTTTAGTTTAATTATTCTTACTTTAGTAAAGGGGGGGTGTCAAACTCATATTTATCCAGTTCTTCGTCCAATTTTACTAATTCGTTGTTGCTTACGTCAAGCCtgaaattaaatttaaaggGGATAAAacattgttaaaaaaatatatatatatatatatatatcgaaatggaaataaatgaattaaacgatataattatatttttgcatATTACATTTCCAACAGTTTTAGGTTATACAAATTCTTCATAAGGGTGCTCAGctgttttattttgttgttGCACAAATGTAACTCCTTTaagttatataaaaaatttattgtgCATTTTCCTGACCACCTAATGGAATTAAAAaacacataaataataagatTAGTAAGATTAACAGGATTATAGTACCACCTAATTTAGCCATATACAATTGAATTGTGTAATTcctgtttttttatttgcctTGAAATTTTCACTTACGATTCGAATAAGATGTTATTTGATAGGTTAATTTTTTGGATATAAAATGCTTCAATCAAGGAGGGGTAAATTATGTTCTCTATATTTAATCCACTTAGATCGAGAATTTCATCATTATCTtctgttaataaaatattaaagtttaaaatgaatttatacttttattttgcTGAAATTACAAAGTGTTAATATGcatgcatataatatattttaagtttGAAACTAACCAATTTTGGAGCTTCGGTAATAATCATAAACTTTTTGtctgtaaaaaaaatgaaacaggCATATAAATGCGATGTTATGTAAACATATATACAAGCATAATGTATGATGGTATTTATACTTTAAAAGTTAACAAAAATATCACGTATGCAATTTTACTGTATTCGTAGTTCAGATTCCttatcattataatattctaTCCTAATATTATcaatttcttttaatttatcaataACTTCAAAAAGCTCATCAAATCTTTCAAGTTTTTTTAGAATTTCAtatctgaaaaaaaaatggaatgtGATGTGtgtaatgaatatataacatacaaatatctatataaatatagatgTATCAAATAACCACAAAACATATTATCTGACTTATgcattataaaatatttttttatttactacACACTTACTTTGTAAATAGTGCATATTTGCAATCACTTTCTAAGCACAACAATTCATTAATTTGCTCAAGctcaaaatttaataaatgaaaatttacattttttgctAGATTTAAGCGTATATTtgtatcatttatatatttatacaaattGGTATATGGCTTTACacaattatttttacataatgTTTGATCCTCTTTGTTATTTTCTTtactataatttaataacaatttaaaaTGGGAATTTTTTGagaaattttcaaaatttatttcgtatataatattatactgatttttttcatttgggATTAAGTGATCATAACCAATTAACAAATCTTGTAATACATTTtcttcataatttatattttgaggcgtatgtatattatatttataataacatATTGACAATTTTAAATAACTAAAATTACTCaagttaatattttcattaactttaaaaatgtatatataagaCTCAAGGTTTTTATTTCCActgttattaataataaattgtcTATCCCATTCACCACATATTTCCTCGTTTTGGGAATCATAACATTTTGATTTGtctgtatttattttaacaatattttgaaaaaaaatgtagagagaattattttctaaagtaataaaaaatatctcTTCTTCatatttcccttttttaaaaagaaacCATCTATAGTATTCCCATAAACTTTGATCAGATGGATCCGTAAATATTGCATTCTTTATTAACTCCAACTcttcattaatattaattaattccTCTTTTAgagaatattttaaaaaccaTGCAGAAAAATTCGAAAAATTGCGTTCAATAAGTAATTTTGATAATTCACAATTAGATGTTTGAACATTAAAATTGTTCACATTTTGTTCTACATGTTTGTTTTTATCatcttcatttatttcaACACTCCCCATATTTGTTGGTAAGttttcatttgttttttttttatatatatttatgcaagATATTATATAAGATCGATAATTCCAGCAATGATAATTTCTGTCATCTATATAAAGTGATTTTTTACAATATTCTAGCTCGTTTAGTAAATGTTCAAGATTTATTAAATCGTTTTTAATGCAATATTTAATTATCCAAAGTTTATGAAACCATAATTCGTTGCATTTGCTAAATTTAACTAAAATATCTTCTATCATTGAATTCTCATTTTCCATCATTTCTTTTAGCTCGTTCTTAAATTCTTCACTTTTCTTCTCTTCGATATCACCTGCTTTATGaaaagggaaaaaataaaaatatatatattgatatatatacacaaataAACGCTCCAATAAGCAATCAATCACACACAAattgattatttttaaaatattcttaATCCATTATAACAATTACATCAATGGCTAAATGTGTAATTAAGGTAACTACAAAATATGCTGATCAATTTacatatattgtttttttcatatttattattttgtttttttttcatgcaATATATAACCTTTCGGATCATTATGAATCTTCTCGTTTCTGTTTAAGTATTCATCTTTTATGAATTCAAAATATTCCTTTCGGTAATTCCACAATGTCTGGATATAAGGACATTTCCTTAAAATTGTCGATGAcatttgaatatattttttttcatatttagatgtttttttctttataattaaatCATTAACAACAGGAATAAGTTCTTTAACCTTTTCTAACTTTCCGTATTCctctttataattatttgctTTCCTACCATGCATTTTGTATTGTATtgcaaacaaaatataattaggTTAATACTATATAAGccctatatattattttctttatctcAAAGAAAATTACTTAATAGAATTTTATTTCCtcattaaacatatatagttattatttataatatattcttAAATATGGGAaagcattatttttaaacacAGATTTGATAGCCCCAAATCCAAAACTAAGCCCATTAAAATTccaaaatgttatatataaaaaattaattaaatacaataaaaccaataaacaaaattataataaaaccATATCAGATTTAGTAACATCAattacaatatttatatactaatGGCCAATAAATTTCAGAATAAATtcatatgtaaaaaaaattcaaataaaaccATAGATAAAGCTACACTTACGAATGAGTATAGAAATTATCATACAACGAAATATAGCATAATCAttctactttttttttttgctaattactatttaaataaataatgactCTATgtgtatttataaaataaaaaaaaaaaattattttattttcaaacgATGAAATACCATTTCTTAAACAAATTATagaattgaaaaaaaaaaacacaaattTCAAATAgctatttaaaataaatactcattaccatttaaaaataacataaacaGGAAAGAATACCAAACGAATATACTATTTCATATGCGTATCCATactattatttgttttaaactccatatttatttatataattttaaacttAAAAACACGAAACTTTCAAACTTTGTGGATTTCCCTTTTAACTAAGCAAAAGGTCAGATGGATGTGTGTTATAAGCACTTTCACATTTCCAATAacaaataattcaaataaaatatatggtatattgcatctaaaaatatatagttaaATTGGTTGAAATTGTTATAAATTTATCTTTTACATATGTTCTTTAAATTATACTTGTAGCTTATTTTCACAAAAATATACAGCATATTTTAACAgggatattatattttaagttTGCCCTtgctttcatttttatattatcttataaatcataaaataGAGACATgtgtaaaaatttataaaaaacacaccattatttttatcatatatttttttaagctgaatatatttcataaacATTTTGGAAAATTGTATTATGCAAaatccttattatttatagaatttacaaaataatagaaattatttaacaaaaataaataaaatagaagaATATCTATATACATGTGTGTGTTGTTGATATATACAAACTAATGCTTTAACTTTTCTTTAACTATggagaataaaataaatatcttttctattttatgatatatcatttGATATAGAACATAGATAGAATGAttctatataataaattgtaGTTTTTCGTAAATTCTACACAAGTATAAAAacgtatgtatatatatattcatttatttgttaCCCTTGTTCTATAATCCACGAAATTTTCGCATTTCAAAAGAattaaagataaaataatttgttcacacatttatatagctataaaaaaataacactatcattaaaaaaatgccATACAATAATCTTAACTTATTTGCAAATGTAATTTTTTGGCAGCTTATTATCTTATAAATGTATACTCATTTATAAACTTCGACATGCaagcaaataaaaatataatattaacaatttttttttatatacccTCATAAGTTATTTTCTGATCGAAACTGTTAAAGAGAAAATTAAATACAGCCAAAAAGATTCATACTggtaaaaattatgaaccaattaaaaaataattttattattatatacttgaTAATTTATTAAGTTTTTATTTGACGTGGAAAAAATGTGtagtgtaaaaataaaagaaaaaaaaatattaaaataaaatagggCAATTTGTATCATATGACCACGTTACTTTTATGGATAGGTTGTAGGCTTTTAgcattttattaacaatcGGGTTTTTTTTTGCATGCATTCATTTTATAATTCATTCTGGtgttaattataattttatattgtaaaataaaaaatataatataaaaatatatatttccaaatagttttattttattttttaatcataGTAATATCATAATCTTTACATAATGTTTAgcttttttaatattgtgTTATCagtatgataaaaaaaaagacagccaccctaaaattatatatacataatttttatatatacatcctataaaattatatatttttctattattttagaTTTTATTCGATTGTATATGGCatctttattttgttttattggttcataaaatttttgtttgtagatatatataaatatgcataattctAATAAATAATGTGTTATATATGTCTAcagtaatatattatttatgacGTACTGtgaatacataaaaatgtgaaaaataaactatatattgtacagatttaaaaaatatatactaaataaatgttttctaataaattataaaaatgtggTTGCATCTATGTATAGAATCAACAATGAGATTAAACTCCACTTTCAAAAAACTATACAgcaattatatattctataatAGATGCATTTTTCGCTTTAACtagaatattttaaaaatctTAATacgttttctttttttttaaataccaagatgaaatttttttttattttagttATTTTCAGTTTTTTCAGTTTCTCTTTTGGGGGAAAACTGAAGAAGTCATTTTTGGGTAAaaactataatattaaaaaagacatagataataataatgccTTTGATTGAATCAaaaattttacattttattatttgataaaaaaagaaaaaaatatataaatatattgcatatGCATTTTGCTTCCCTAGTATATTACGTATTCAttcatatttaattattttttttgtagaaCTTGAGGCTCCCCCCCCgtatatttttgatttttgtAAGGGGATGAACATTCATTTTCTAATAAGTGCAGAAGAAGTTAATAGTAATGAATTTTTAAATCACCTAATATATGCGATTATGGGTACAGTAAATTATATGAGATTAAGTATAGGCAATGTTATTTCAGTTTCAATTTTTGATGAAAAgatagtatataaaaatattaaaactaTTGGGAAGATAAAAAAGCATCCATTTGCTCGTGAAATTGAAGatgcatataaaaaatatgctcATTACGAACCAAAAGAAACCAACTTGAAAAATTCAATAATAGACTATCATGAAAATGTTATATTAAGCGATCCAGTAatgaaaaatcaaaaaaatgttatcaTTATTTGCAAGGCATTTGACAAAACAGATTTAACAGATTACAGTGAGGAaacaataaattttattaggGATAAAAGAGACCAAGATTTaggaatttattttatttcagaAAATACTATGTATTCTTCTAATATGGTTTATAAACTTTCAGAAACGAGGCTCGATGAAGACGGACTTTATCCTATTGCACATTTGCTTTCTGGTCTTTATGATAATAGATTAGTTATCAGTGTAAAGAAATTTTGTTATCATTTAACACATGGATCACTTtgcaataaatataatgattgGAGTGATTGGTCTGGTCCATGTGAATTTAGACAACGACGAAAAGAAATTCCTTTAAATATTACTAGAACAAAAGCTACTAAATTTTTACGTCATTATATCCCAACTTGCAGTAATACTTTTGATTATTCAATATCTGTTAAAGAAGATTTCAAAATTGATTGCtctaatataatatatgattgTAGGGGTACATGTGATGCTGGCTATAAATTTAAACCTTTTGTTGCAGATAATGAAATTGTAGAACGTTATGTAGAATGTACAGATTTGCCACCTTGCACGGAAGAACAAAGAAAAAGTAGagataaatatgaatataaaaaaataataaaagatctTAACGATGAAGCAGAACAAAAAGAATATCAAGATACTATTGAACGAAAagttatagaaaaaatacgAGAAGGCGAAAC
Protein-coding regions in this window:
- a CDS encoding geranylgeranyl transferase type-2 subunit alpha, putative, with translation MHGRKANNYKEEYGKLEKVKELIPVVNDLIIKKKTSKYEKKYIQMSSTILRKCPYIQTLWNYRKEYFEFIKDEYLNRNEKIHNDPKAGDIEEKKSEEFKNELKEMMENENSMIEDILVKFSKCNELWFHKLWIIKYCIKNDLINLEHLLNELEYCKKSLYIDDRNYHCWNYRSYIISCINIYKKKTNENLPTNMGSVEINEDDKNKHVEQNVNNFNVQTSNCELSKLLIERNFSNFSAWFLKYSLKEELININEELELIKNAIFTDPSDQSLWEYYRWFLFKKGKYEEEIFFITLENNSLYIFFQNIVKINTDKSKCYDSQNEEICGEWDRQFIINNSGNKNLESYIYIFKVNENINLSNFSYLKLSICYYKYNIHTPQNINYEENVLQDLLIGYDHLIPNEKNQYNIIYEINFENFSKNSHFKLLLNYSKENNKEDQTLCKNNCVKPYTNLYKYINDTNIRLNLAKNVNFHLLNFELEQINELLCLESDCKYALFTKYEILKKLERFDELFEVIDKLKEIDNIRIEYYNDKESELRIQQKVYDYYRSSKIEDNDEILDLSGLNIENIIYPSLIEAFYIQKINLSNNILFESWSGKCTINFLYNLKELHLCNNKIKQLSTLMKNLYNLKLLEMLDVSNNELVKLDEELDKYEFDTPPLLKEINISNSNIVLLLNDKYKKINKLSNLHVTFKGVEVVLLK